The Streptomyces tubercidicus DNA segment GATCGCGAAGACGAGCACCGCGGCGACGGCGATGGCGGTGACGATCAGGCTGAAGCGCAGCGCCTCGCCCACGCCCCACAGGTGGATGCCGATGAAGATGGCGAAGCAGGCGAGGTAAACCGGCCAGCTGGAGTGCAGCCCGAACAGGCCGAGCGATTCGACGTAGTCACCGATGAAAATGGAGATCGCGGCGGGTGCCAGCACATATTCGATCAGGATCGCGGTGCCGGTCAGAAAGCCGCCCCAGGTGCCCAGGGCGCGCCGGGCGAAGCCGTAGCCGCCGCCCGCGGTCGGCAGGATCGAGGCCAGTTCCGCCAGCGCGAAGACCAGACAGGTGTACATCAGGCCCATCAGGACGGCGGCGATCGCCAGGCCGCCGAAGCCGCCCTGCGCCAGACCGTTGTTCCATCCCGAGAAGTCGCCGGAGACGACATAGGCGACGCCCAGGCCGGTCAGCAGCAGGGGTCCCGCGCTGCCGCGGCGCAGCGTCCGCCGCTCCAGATAGCTCTCGTCGGGCGATGCACCGCCCGGGGGCCCGAGGGGCGGTGCGGTCTGCGATTCCGTCTTGTCGGCCATGAGCCGCTCCTGCCTCGCCGAGGGGATAACGAGCAAAGGTTTAGCCGCATACCTTTGCTGGCGGCTCGGCTCGGCGCAAGACCTGGACGTAAAAGAATGGTGAACGCGTGCGCACGGTCCCCGGGCGTGCGCTCAGGGTGACGGTGCGGTCAGGGAGAGGGTGCGGTCAGGAAGCCCCGCAGCAGCGCCGCGGTCCCGCAGCAGTGCTCCCGCATCACCTCGCGCGCCCCGTCCGCGTCGCCCTCCAGCACCGCCTCGACCAGCGCGGTGTGCTGGGTCTGCGAATGCTCCAGGTTCCGCACCAGCAGCGGAATGCAGTCCAGCAGATCGTTCACGCTCGCCCGTACCGCCGCGTACTGGGCCGCCAGCGACGGCGAGCCGGACAGCTCCGCGAGCGTCAGATGCAGCAGGGTGTCGTGCCTGCGGTAGTCGGCGAGCGGGGCGTCCTGGGTCGCCGCGAGCGCCGTCCGCAGCCGGTCGCTCTGCGCGTCGGACAGCCCGTGCGCGGCGCACAGCCCGGCCGCGCCCACCTCCAGCACCTCCCGGAAGCGCAGCGTGTCCTCGACATCGACCTTCTCGATCCGGCGCCGCAGCTCGGCCTCGCCGTGGTTCTCCGTACGCGTCCGCACGAACGTGCCGCCGTAGCGCCCGCGCCGGCTCTCCACCAGGCCCTCGTCCTGCAGCACCTTCAGCACCTCGCGCAGGGTGACCCGGCTGATCTGCAGCCGCTCCGCCAACTCCCGCTCCGCGGGCAGCCGTTCGCCCTGGGGCACGAGACCGAGCCGGACGATCTGGAGTATCTGCTCCAGGGCTTCCTCGAAACCGTTGCCCGCGCGCACCGGCCGCAGCACCGGTGCCAGCCGATCAGCCGCACTCTCCATCGATACCCCTTCCCAATCAATGGTTCGTGTGCCTACCTTATGACCTCCGGATGCAGTGACAGGAGGCAATACCGTGGCAGACCGCACGCCCCCACTCTCCGTCGAGGAGCTCAGGGTCCTCGTCGACGCCGGGGAGATCGACACTGTCGTCCTCGCCTTCACCGATATGCAAGGCCGGCTCCAGGGCAAGCGGTTCGCGGCCCGCTACTTCCTCGACACCGTTCTCGACCACGGTACGGAAGGCTGCAACTACCTCCTGGCCGTCGACGTCGACCTCAATACCGTCGAGGGCTACGCGATGTCCTCCTGGGAGCGCGGCTACGGCGACTTCGCCATGCACGGCGACCCCGGCACCCTGCGCCGCACCCCCTGGAACGCCGGCACCGCCCTGATCACCGCCGACCTCGCCTGGCACGACGGCTCACCGGTCGTCGCCTCGCCCCGGCAGATCCTGCGCCGCCAGCTCGACCGGCTCGCCGAACGCGGCTGGCGCGCCTTCGCCGGCACCGAGCTGGAGTTCATGCTCTTCAAGGACTCCTACGAGGACGCCTGGTCCCGCGGCTACCGGGAGATGAACCCCGCCAACCAGTGGAACGGCGACTACTCCGTCCTCGGCACCGGCCGCGTCGAGCCCGTGCTGCGCCGCATCCGCAACGAGATGGGCGCGGCCGGGATGACCGTCGAGTCCGCCAAGGGCGAGTGCAACCTCGGCCAGCACGAGATCGTGTTCGTCTACGACGAGGCGCTCACCACCTGCGACCAGCACAGCATCTACAAGACCGGGGCCAAGGAGATCGCCGCCCAGGAGGGCATGTCGCTCACCTTCATGGCGAAGTACGACGAGCGCGAGGGCAACTCCTGTCATATCCACCTCTCGCTCCAGGACGAGGACGGGCGGCCGGTACTGGCCGACGACAACGGCCCGTACGGCATGTCGAAGACCATGCAGCACTTCCTGGCCGGCCAGGTCGCCGCGATGCGTGACTTCACGCTCCTCTACGCACCCAACATCAACTCCTACAAGCGCTTCCGCCCCGGCTCCTTCGCCCCCACCGCCGTCGCCTGGGGCCCCGACAACCGCACCTGCGCCCTGCGGGTGGTCGGCCACGGCCGCGCCCACCGGCTGGAGAACCGCCTGCCCGGCGGCGATGTGAACCCCTACCTCGCGGTCGCCGGGATGGTCGCGGCGGGCCTGTACGGCATAGAGCACGAGCTGGAACTCCCCGAGGCCACCACCGGCAACGCCTACACGGGCGATGCCGCCCATGTCCCCACGACCCTGCGCGAGGCCGCCGAGCTGTGGGAGAAGAGCCCGATCGCCCGGGAGGTCTTCGGCGACGAGGTCGTCGACCACTACCGCCACATGGCCCGCGTCGAGCAGGACGCCTACGACGCCGCCGTCACGGACTGGGAGCGCTTCCGCTCCTTCGAGCGCATGTAAGGAACCACCCGTGTTGCACGAGCTGAAGATCCTCAACCCGGCCACCGAGGAAGTGGTGGCCACCGTACCCACCACCTCCCCGGAAGAGGTCGACGCCGCGGTCCGGCGGGCCACCGCCGCCCAGGAGAGCTGGGCGGCCGTGGCACCCGGCGACCGGGCCCGGATCCTGCGCCGCTTCGCCGAGACCGTCGACGCCCATATCGACGAGCTCGCCGCACTCGAACTGAAGGAGGCCGGCCACCCGCTGGGCAACGCCCGGTGGGAAGCGGGCAACGTCCGCGATCTGCTGCACTACGCCGCCGGGGGAGTGGAGCGCCTGACCGGCACCCAGATCCCGGTCGCCGGCGGCTTGAACATCACCGTCCAGGAGCCGCTGGGCGTGGTCGCCGTCATCGCCCCCTGGAACTTCCCGATGCCGATCGCCGCCTGGGGCACCGCCCCCGCGCTCGCGGCCGGCAACGCGGTCCTCCTCAAGCCCGCCGAGACCACCCCGCTCACCGCACTCCGGCTCGCCGAACTGGCCCTGGCGGCCGGGCTCCCCGAGGGCCTCTTCCAGGTGCTGCCCGGCGAGGGACCGGTCACCGGCACCGCGCTGGTCGACCACCCCGGCGTCGCCAAGGTCGTCTTCACCGGCTCCACCGCCACCGGCCGGCAGATCGCCGCCCGCTGTGCCACCCAGACCAAGCGGCTCACCCTCGAACTCGGCGGCAAGAGCCCCAACATCGTCTTCGCCGACGCGGATATCGAGGCCGCCGCGGCCGCCGCCCCCGGCTCCTTCCTCGACAACACCGGCCAGGACTGCTGCGCCCGCAGCCGCATCCTCGTCCAGCGCTCCGTCTACGACCGCTTCATGGCGCTGCTGGAGCCCGCCGTCAAGGCGTTCACCGTCGGCGACCCGGCCGATCCCGCCACGCAGATGGGCCCGCTGATCTCCGCCGCCCAGCGCGAGCGCGTCCGGTCCTTCGTCCCCGAGGACGCCCCGGCCGCCATCCGCGGCGAGGCCCCCGGCGGCAAGGGCTTCTGGTACCCGGCGACCGTCCTGGAGGGCGGCCCCGGCGACCGTACGGCCGTCGAGGAGATCTTCGGCCCGGTCGCGGTCGTCCTCCCCTTCGAGGACGAGGCCGACGCGGTCCGGATCGCCAACGACAGCGACTACGGCCTGTCCGGCTCGCTGTGGACCAGTGACGTCGGCCGCGCTCTGCGGGTCTCGCGCGCCGTCGCGGCCGGCAACCTCTCCGTCAACTCCCACAGCAGTGTGCGCTATTGGACCCCCTTCGGCGGGTTCAAGCAGTCCGGCCTCGGCCGTGAGCTGGGCCCGGACGCACTGACCGCCTTCACCGAGACCAAGAACATCTTCATCAGCACAGAGGAGAGCAAGTGACCGACCAGACCGCAGTGTGCCGCCGCCTCGTCGGCCGTACCGCCGTGATCACCGGAGCCGGCAGCGGCATCGGCCTGGCCACCGCCCGCCGACTGTCCTCCGAAGGCGCCAACGTCGTCTGTGCCGACATCGACGAGGTGGCGGGCAAGGCCGCCGCCGAAGAGGTCGGCGGCACCTACGTCCAGGTCGATGTGACCGACTCCGACCAGGTCGAGGCGCTCTACAAGACCGCCTTCGACACCTACGGCTCGGTCGACATCGCCTTCAACAACGCCGGGATCTCCCCGCCCGACGACGACTCGATCCTCACCACCGGCCTGGACGCCTGGAAGCGCGTCCAGGAGGTCAACCTCACCTCGGTCTACCTCTGCTGCAAGCACGCCCTGCCCTATATGCAGCGCCAGGGCCGCGGCTCCATCATCAACACCGCGTCCTTCGTCGCCGTCATGGGCGCCGCTACCTCCCAGATCAGCTACACCGCCTCCAAGGGCGGGGTGCTGTCCATGTCCCGCGAGCTGGGCGTGCAGTTCGCCCGCGAGGGCATCCGGGTCAACGCCCTGTGCCCGGGGCCGGTGAACACCCCGCTGCTGAAAGAGCTGTTCGCCAAGGACCCGGAGCGCGCCGCGCGCCGTCTGGTGCACGTCCCGGTCGGCCGGTTCGCCGAGCCCGAGGAGATCGCCTCCGCGGTCGCCTTCCTCGCCAGCGACGACTCCTCGTTCGTCAACGCCGCCGAGTTCCTGGTCGACGGCGGTATCGCGGGCGCGTATGTGACCCCGCTGTAACCCCACGGGATTTCACCCGAATCCCGCTGGAGTTCACCTCCGCGTCGGCACCATGGCGGCCGGACGTCGCACGACGCCGGCCGCCATGCGCTAGCGTCCGCCTTCGGTTCTTCGTTCGACAGGAGTGCTCCATGCTCAACAAGCGTCGTTGGCTGGCCGCGGGTGCCGCCCTCGCGGTCGTGGGCGGCGGTGTGGTGGCGGCCCAGACGGCCACCGCCGGGCCGTCCCCCAGTCACTGCCCGACCCTTCATGTGTCCAAGGGCTGGTACGGCGACAACCGGGCCAAGCTGCAGAAGATGATCGACGAGCGCGGCAGCTGCTCCGGCCACGGCGGCGCGAAGCCGGTCGCGACCTTCGACTGGGACAACACCGTCGTCAAGAACGACATCTCCGACGCCACGCTGGCCTGGATGCTCCGCCACGACAAGGTGCTGCGCCCCGCGAACTGGCAAGCCACCAACAAGTGGATGACCGCGGACGCCGCCCGCGCGCTGACCAAGGCATGCGGCACCGCCATACCCGTCGGACGGCCGCTGCCGACGTCCACGGACACCGGCTGCACCGACGAGATCCTCGACATCTACGAGGACGCCAAGACCTCCACCGGCAAGAAGGCGTTCACCGGCACCTGGAACCACCGCCGCACGGTCCCCGGATACGTCTGGATCACCCAGCTGTTCGCCGGCCACAGCCCGGCGCAACTGACCGCCTTCGCCCGCGACGCCCGCGCCGAGAACCTCGCCGCGCCGATCGGTACGGAACAGAAGGTCGGCACGCACACGATGGAGGGGTACGTCCGCTACTACACCCAGCAGCGCGACCTCATCGGCACCCTCAAGAAGGCCGGTTTCGACGTCTACATCGTCTCCGCGTCGGCCGAACCGCTGGTCCGGGCCTGGGCGCCCGGCGTCGGCATCGACCGCGAGCACACCATCGGCATCCGCAACCTCGTCCGCGACGGCCGGCTCACCACCGGCGTCCAGGGCTGCGGCGACGTCAAGGACACCCACGGCGAGGTCCTGACGTACATGGACGGCAAGCGCTGCTGGATCAACCAGGAGATCTACGGCGTCAAGGGCGCCAAGGCCTGGGAACAGCAGGACCGGGCACACCGCCCCGCCTTCGCGGCCGGCGACGCCGAGACCGATGTGACCTTCGTCGGCGACGCCACCGGCGCCCATCTGGCGATCAACCGCAACAAGGCCGAGTTCATGTGCCGGGCCTACGACAACAGCGACCACCGCTGGCTCGTCAACCCGATGTTCATCGAGCCGAAGAAGCGCCAGGCCGACCCGTACCCCTGCGCCACCACCGGCTACACCCAGCCGGACGGCACCCTCGGGCCGGTCCAGCGCCCCGACGGCACCGTCGTGCCCGACCAGCAGGACCGCGTCCACGGCTGACGGCAACGGGGCACGCCTTCACAGAAAGGCGTGCCCCTCCCCGCGGTACGTCGGCACCGTGGCCACCACCCGGTCCCCGTCGATCAGACGCAGCTCGGCGAACCGCTCACACAGCTCACCGGCCTTGGCATGCCGGAACCACACCTTGTCGCCGATCCGCAGCCCGTCCGCGGCCGCCCCCAGCAGCGGTGTCTGCACCTCGCCGGGGCCCTCCTGCGGGTCATAGCGCAGCCCGTCCGGCAGATACGGCACCGGCAGCCGGTCCGGGCCCGCCACCCCCGACGCCGGATAGCCGCCGCCCAGCACCGTCACCACCCCCGGGCCGGGACGGCGCACCACCGGCTGGGCGAACAGCGCCGCCGGACGCCCGCTGAACGAACGGAAGTTGTCGAACAGCCGCGGCACATACAGCCCCGACCCGGCCGCGACCTCGGTGACCGCCGCCTCCGCCGCGGTGTGCTGCACACTGCCGGTCCCACCGCCGTTGACGAACTCCAGCCGCGGCGCCACCTCCCGCACCGCCCGTACGGCAGCCCAGCGCCGCTGCGCCAGCTCCTTGCGCGCCGCCGCCTGCATCACCCGGATCGCCCGCGAGAACACCGGCTTGCCCGCGACGTCGTCACCGACCCCCGCCACATGGCCCTCGTACGCCATCAGCCCCACCAGCCGGAACCCGGGGCGGCGCACCACCGACCGGGCCAGTGCGGCCAGTCGGCCGGGCGAACGCAGCGGGGAGCGGCGGGCACCGACCCGCACCGCTCCGCCCAACAGCCGGTAGGAGGTGTCCAGTTCCAGGCACACCCGCACCTCCTCGCCCGCCCCGCCGGACGGCCGGGCCGCATCGATCAGATCCAGCTGCACCGGATCGTCGACCATCACCGTCACCGCGGCCGCCAGCTCCGGATCGGCGGTCAGCTCCGCGAACCCCGCCCGGTCCGCCGACGGATACGCCAGCAGCACGTCCGGGAAGCCCGAGCGGGCCAGCCACAGCGACTCGGCGAGCGTGAAACTCATGATCCCCGCGAAGCCGTCCCGCGCCAGCACCCGCTCCAGCAGCGCCCGGCAGCGCACCGACTTGCTCGCCACCCGGATCGGTTTCCCCTTCGCGCGGCGCACCAGATCGTCGGCGTTGGCGTCGAAGGCCCGCAGGTCGACGACGGCCAGCGGGGCGTCGAGGGACGCGGTGGCCCGGTCGAGGGCCGACGCCCCCGCGCGAACCGGTCGGAAAGCGGGAGAAACGTCTTTGTCGCCATCCGCGTCGGATGTGTACTGGGACATGGCCCGCAGCCTGCCAGACCCCACTACCACTGGGTAGGGGGGAGATTGCGACAGAGCGGACAGGGGTTGGAGCAGCGGCTGTACCAGCGCTTAGAGTGGCTCGACACCGCAACCAGCAGGTCAGCGGAGTGTTGTCCGGATACGAACCACCATGCCCCGATTGCGGATCGGGTCCGGGTTCAGCGGTGCAGGGGGGAGCGCGGGTGAGCACCGACGCCGAATTCGCCGACGCGCGGCACATTCCACCGATACCCCCGCAGCCACCCCGGCGGCCCGCCCCGGCCGGGGCGCCGACGCCGATGCCGGAGCCGGACGGGGACCCGCAGACGGCCGTACTGCGCCGGGTGCCCGCCGACCCGTCGGTACCGGCCCCCGGGGCACCTGCGGCCCCCGCGGCACCCGCCGCCCACCCCGTCCCGCCGCGCCCCACCGTCCCGCCGCCCGCCGCCGGTGCCCAGCCGCCGGCCCGCCCGGACCGTGCGCCCGCCGCCCCCGCGGGACCGGCCACCCCGCCTCCGCCACCCACCGGCCGCCCCACCACCTTCCGCGACACCGCCGCCTTCCACCTGGCGAACAGCCACGGGCTGTGGAGCGACACCCGCGCCCGCGGCGCCGGCAGCGGTACGGACGCCCCGCCGGCGCCCCGCAACCCTGCCCCCGCCGGGCCCCCGGCCGCGCCCGGCAGCGAGCCGCCCGCGCCCCCGGCCGGATTCCCGCCCCAGCCCTCCTGGCCCACAACTACCCCACCCCCTCCGGGAGTTGCCCCCACCGTCGGCGCACCCGGACGCCGGCCGTCCGCCCTCCGCCCCAGCCCCCGGCTGCTCGGCGCCGCGGCCTGCCTCGTCCTCGGTATCGGCCTCATCGGCGGTGCCGCGGCCGGGGGTTGGTTCACCGACGAGGCCGACGCGGCCCCGCCCACCGCCGAGGCCACCTTCGCCAAGGGCCGCGAGGTCTGGCACAACACCCCGGTCGACCGGCTCTTCCCGCGCACCGTCACCGGCCTGGCCGCCGGACCCGGCGGCGCCGACCGGACCTGGACCAGGATCGCCGTCTCCCCGGACAGCGGCTGCGGCCACGCCTACGACCCGAAGCTCGCCACGGCGCTCACCCGCGCCGGCTGCGTCCGGCTGCTGCGCGCCACCTACGCCGATGCCACCCGCAGCGGCGTCATCACGGTCGGGGCCCAGATCACCAAGGCCGACCGGCCGGGCATGATGGCCCTCAACACCCGCTTCAGCACCAAGGACTTGGGCACCCGCACCGACCACCTGCCGCTGCCGTACGCCGCCAAGGGCACCCCGGCCGAGGACTTCGGACGCGCCCAGCGGGCCAGCTGGACCGTCCGGATCCTCACCGACATCCCGGTCGTGGTCTACGCCGTCTCCGGCTTCGCCGACGGCCGCACCGTCACCGAGCCCCAGCCCGCCGAGGCCGCGGTCCGGCCCGGTGCCACCACCGCCCCGGCCGAGTCCGGCCTGGGCCATGACGCCAAGGGCCTGGCGGACCGGGTCGGGACGGACTTCCGCAAGGCGGCCGGCAGCTCCACGCAGACGACGGAGGCCCCGTCATGACGCCCACCGTGCTGCGCGGCACCGCCCTCGCGCTGGCCTCCGCCGCGCTCGCCGTACTGCCCGCCGTCCCCGCACAGGCCGACGCTCTCCGGGCCCAGCAGTGGGCCCTCCAGGCCGTCCACGCCCAGCAGGCCTGGCACACCACCAAGGGCGAGGGCGTCACCGTCGCGGTCCTGGACACCGGTGTGGACGCCAACCACCCCGACCTGGAGGGGCAGGTGGAGCCCGAACGCGACCTGGTGGGCTTCGGGGCCGGCCCCGGGGACCCCTCCTGGGCCCGGCACGGCACCGGCATGGCCAGCATCATCGCGGGTCACGGCCATGGCGCGGGCCGTCAGGACGGTGTGCTGGGACTCGCCCCGGAGGCCCGGATCCTGCCGGTCCGGGTGATCCTGGAGGACAACGACTCGGAGCGCGAGCGGGCCCGTACGGAGAAGGCGGGCGCGCTCGCCGACGGCATCCGCTGGGCCGCCGACCACGGCGCCGACGTGATCAATATGTCGCTGGGCGACGACAGCGAATCCGCGCACCCCGAGCCCCGCGAGGACGCCGCCATCCAGTACGCCCTGGGCAAGGGCATCCCCGTCGTCGCCTCCGCGGGCAACGGCGGCGAGAAGGGCAACCGCGTCTCCTACCCCGCCGCCTACCCGGGCGTCATCACGGCCACCGCCGTCACCCACCTGGGGGGCCGCGCCCGGTTCTCCACCCGCCACTGGTACGCCACGGTCAGCGCGCCCGGTAACGACATCATCATGGCCGACCCCGAGGACGACTATCTCTCCGGCTGGGGCACCAGCCCCGCAGCCGCCTTCGTCTCCGGCGCCATCGCCCTGATCCGCTCCGCGCACCCCGACCTGAGCCCGGCCCAGATCCGCCGGCTGCTCACCTCCACCGCCCAGGACAGCCCCGAGGGCGGCCGCGACGACGACTACGGCGCGGGCCTGA contains these protein-coding regions:
- a CDS encoding aldehyde dehydrogenase family protein; amino-acid sequence: MLHELKILNPATEEVVATVPTTSPEEVDAAVRRATAAQESWAAVAPGDRARILRRFAETVDAHIDELAALELKEAGHPLGNARWEAGNVRDLLHYAAGGVERLTGTQIPVAGGLNITVQEPLGVVAVIAPWNFPMPIAAWGTAPALAAGNAVLLKPAETTPLTALRLAELALAAGLPEGLFQVLPGEGPVTGTALVDHPGVAKVVFTGSTATGRQIAARCATQTKRLTLELGGKSPNIVFADADIEAAAAAAPGSFLDNTGQDCCARSRILVQRSVYDRFMALLEPAVKAFTVGDPADPATQMGPLISAAQRERVRSFVPEDAPAAIRGEAPGGKGFWYPATVLEGGPGDRTAVEEIFGPVAVVLPFEDEADAVRIANDSDYGLSGSLWTSDVGRALRVSRAVAAGNLSVNSHSSVRYWTPFGGFKQSGLGRELGPDALTAFTETKNIFISTEESK
- a CDS encoding FadR/GntR family transcriptional regulator — encoded protein: MESAADRLAPVLRPVRAGNGFEEALEQILQIVRLGLVPQGERLPAERELAERLQISRVTLREVLKVLQDEGLVESRRGRYGGTFVRTRTENHGEAELRRRIEKVDVEDTLRFREVLEVGAAGLCAAHGLSDAQSDRLRTALAATQDAPLADYRRHDTLLHLTLAELSGSPSLAAQYAAVRASVNDLLDCIPLLVRNLEHSQTQHTALVEAVLEGDADGAREVMREHCCGTAALLRGFLTAPSP
- the mycP gene encoding type VII secretion-associated serine protease mycosin, giving the protein MTPTVLRGTALALASAALAVLPAVPAQADALRAQQWALQAVHAQQAWHTTKGEGVTVAVLDTGVDANHPDLEGQVEPERDLVGFGAGPGDPSWARHGTGMASIIAGHGHGAGRQDGVLGLAPEARILPVRVILEDNDSERERARTEKAGALADGIRWAADHGADVINMSLGDDSESAHPEPREDAAIQYALGKGIPVVASAGNGGEKGNRVSYPAAYPGVITATAVTHLGGRARFSTRHWYATVSAPGNDIIMADPEDDYLSGWGTSPAAAFVSGAIALIRSAHPDLSPAQIRRLLTSTAQDSPEGGRDDDYGAGLIDPAAALRAAADLRPTPQKPSPAAFADRYFGPGPTADDTADTATPWLPWTAGAAGLALLAAAAVLWRNRPHPHGNRPR
- a CDS encoding glutamine synthetase family protein is translated as MADRTPPLSVEELRVLVDAGEIDTVVLAFTDMQGRLQGKRFAARYFLDTVLDHGTEGCNYLLAVDVDLNTVEGYAMSSWERGYGDFAMHGDPGTLRRTPWNAGTALITADLAWHDGSPVVASPRQILRRQLDRLAERGWRAFAGTELEFMLFKDSYEDAWSRGYREMNPANQWNGDYSVLGTGRVEPVLRRIRNEMGAAGMTVESAKGECNLGQHEIVFVYDEALTTCDQHSIYKTGAKEIAAQEGMSLTFMAKYDEREGNSCHIHLSLQDEDGRPVLADDNGPYGMSKTMQHFLAGQVAAMRDFTLLYAPNINSYKRFRPGSFAPTAVAWGPDNRTCALRVVGHGRAHRLENRLPGGDVNPYLAVAGMVAAGLYGIEHELELPEATTGNAYTGDAAHVPTTLREAAELWEKSPIAREVFGDEVVDHYRHMARVEQDAYDAAVTDWERFRSFERM
- a CDS encoding haloacid dehalogenase-like hydrolase, whose product is MLNKRRWLAAGAALAVVGGGVVAAQTATAGPSPSHCPTLHVSKGWYGDNRAKLQKMIDERGSCSGHGGAKPVATFDWDNTVVKNDISDATLAWMLRHDKVLRPANWQATNKWMTADAARALTKACGTAIPVGRPLPTSTDTGCTDEILDIYEDAKTSTGKKAFTGTWNHRRTVPGYVWITQLFAGHSPAQLTAFARDARAENLAAPIGTEQKVGTHTMEGYVRYYTQQRDLIGTLKKAGFDVYIVSASAEPLVRAWAPGVGIDREHTIGIRNLVRDGRLTTGVQGCGDVKDTHGEVLTYMDGKRCWINQEIYGVKGAKAWEQQDRAHRPAFAAGDAETDVTFVGDATGAHLAINRNKAEFMCRAYDNSDHRWLVNPMFIEPKKRQADPYPCATTGYTQPDGTLGPVQRPDGTVVPDQQDRVHG
- a CDS encoding amino acid deaminase/aldolase, yielding MSQYTSDADGDKDVSPAFRPVRAGASALDRATASLDAPLAVVDLRAFDANADDLVRRAKGKPIRVASKSVRCRALLERVLARDGFAGIMSFTLAESLWLARSGFPDVLLAYPSADRAGFAELTADPELAAAVTVMVDDPVQLDLIDAARPSGGAGEEVRVCLELDTSYRLLGGAVRVGARRSPLRSPGRLAALARSVVRRPGFRLVGLMAYEGHVAGVGDDVAGKPVFSRAIRVMQAAARKELAQRRWAAVRAVREVAPRLEFVNGGGTGSVQHTAAEAAVTEVAAGSGLYVPRLFDNFRSFSGRPAALFAQPVVRRPGPGVVTVLGGGYPASGVAGPDRLPVPYLPDGLRYDPQEGPGEVQTPLLGAAADGLRIGDKVWFRHAKAGELCERFAELRLIDGDRVVATVPTYRGEGHAFL
- a CDS encoding 3-oxoacyl-ACP reductase; protein product: MTDQTAVCRRLVGRTAVITGAGSGIGLATARRLSSEGANVVCADIDEVAGKAAAEEVGGTYVQVDVTDSDQVEALYKTAFDTYGSVDIAFNNAGISPPDDDSILTTGLDAWKRVQEVNLTSVYLCCKHALPYMQRQGRGSIINTASFVAVMGAATSQISYTASKGGVLSMSRELGVQFAREGIRVNALCPGPVNTPLLKELFAKDPERAARRLVHVPVGRFAEPEEIASAVAFLASDDSSFVNAAEFLVDGGIAGAYVTPL